The DNA region tcttcttcttcttctcaggGGTCTGAGTTTCAGAACTAAGCTCCACAAAGTTCGATTTAATGCTTGCGCATTCTCCGATCAACGACTTCCTTCGAGATTAACTTCGCGATGGGACACTTGTGTAGCAAAAGTGTTTCCGATGTCAACCACGACACTGGAATTTCCGGCGGCAGCCATACGAGATCTTCGCATTCCGGTGCCTCTCCGATCGCTTATGGAGATGTTTATTCAAGACCTGAAGAATTCAGGCAGTCCTACTCAGTGTCAGCGACGGGGAGTCCATTTTCGAGTCCTCTACCTGCTGGAATAGCGCCGTCACCAGCTAGAACTCCGGGGAGGAAATTCCGATGGCCTCTGCCGCCTCCTTCCCCGGCTAAGCCGATCATGGCTATTCTACGGCGGAAATCGCGCAAGGCTACGATTCCAGAGGAAAACCGAATTGGCGAAGAGGGAGTGGGAGAGATTCAGTTGGATAAAAGCTTTGGATACTCGAAGAACTTTGGTGCGAAGTTCGAGCTCGGGAAGGAGATTGGGAGGGGCCATTTTGGACATACTTTTTGGGCCAGAGGTAAAAAGGGCGACCTCAAAGGAAAGCCCGTCGCCGTCAAAATCATCTCCAAATCTAAGGTTCACTCAATTCTTTCAATATTTctatctttatttctttagcTCAATCTGTTCGTTGATTTAATTCATTCTAGACGTGAAATCCTCATGATATAAAGGCGAATAACCTTGAGTTAATTCATAATCCATTTGCAAAATTGGATGTCCCTCTGGCCTATGAAATGATCACCCACGATctcatgtcggttggagaggNNNNNNNNNNNNNNNNNNNNNNNNNNNNNNNNNNNNNNNNNNNNNNNNNNNNNNNNNNNNNNNNNNNNNNNNNNNNNNNNNNNNNNNNNNNNNNNNNNNNNNNNNNNNNNNNNNNNNNNNNNNNNNNNNNNNNNNNNNNNNNNNNNNNNNNNNNNNNNNNNNNNNNNNNNNNNNNNNNNNNNNNNNNNNNNNNNNNNNNNNNNNNNNNNNNNNNNNNNNNNNNNNNNNNNN from Cucurbita pepo subsp. pepo cultivar mu-cu-16 unplaced genomic scaffold, ASM280686v2 Cp4.1_scaffold002062, whole genome shotgun sequence includes:
- the LOC111786587 gene encoding CDPK-related kinase 4-like yields the protein MGHLCSKSVSDVNHDTGISGGSHTRSSHSGASPIAYGDVYSRPEEFRQSYSVSATGSPFSSPLPAGIAPSPARTPGRKFRWPLPPPSPAKPIMAILRRKSRKATIPEENRIGEEGVGEIQLDKSFGYSKNFGAKFELGKEIGRGHFGHTFWARGKKGDLKGKPVAVKIISKSKLNLFVDLIHSRRCFHNTYSSCADEHLNDVVGSAYYVAPEVLYRSYSHEADVWSIGVIAYILLCGGRPFWARTESGIFRSVLRADPNFDDSPWPTISAEAKDFVKRLLNKDHRKRMTAVQALTHPWLRDENVAVPLDSFIYKSVKAYLRVTPFKRAALKVMLLTSRGT